A stretch of the Nicotiana tabacum cultivar K326 chromosome 6, ASM71507v2, whole genome shotgun sequence genome encodes the following:
- the LOC107808261 gene encoding heat stress transcription factor B-2b → MTPPPIERNGGESTAGETARSVPTPFLTKTYQLVEDPSIDDVVSWNEDGSTFIVWNPTEFARDLLPKYFKHNNFSSFVRQLNTYGFRKVVPDRWEFSNDCFRRGDKSLLRDIQRRKVVTPIATPCAAVTAVVTVAAPPAQPPRPVISTSDSGDEQVVSSNSSTGGTAGLLGENERLRKENLQLNKELSQMRSLCGNIYSLMSNYADPSTSGNQSAESTSPAAKPLDLLPPKRSVDESDINKAVGDGGSRAEPEDIRARLFGFSIGMKRAREGDEARAEHDQELRLRQPGNDVKSEPLDQENGGENEERSWLIHCRGPIQRACNDSEVGVSNVD, encoded by the exons ATGACTCCACCGCCGATAGAGCGGAACGGCGGAGAATCAACGGCCGGTGAAACGGCGAGGTCTGTCCCGACGCCGTTTTTAACAAAGACGTACCAGCTCGTCGAGGATCCATCCATCGACGACGTAGTCTCTTGGAACGAAGACGGATCTACCTTTATCGTATGGAATCCGACGGAGTTTGCTAGAGATTTGCTTCCTAAATATTTTAAGCATAACAATTTCTCTAGCTTCGTTCGGCAGCTCAACACCTAT GGATTTCGGAAAGTCGTACCTGATCGATGGGAATTCTCAAACGATTGCTTTCGGAGAGGTGACAAAAGTCTGTTACGCGATATCCAGCGTCGGAAAGTAGTCACGCCGATTGCTACTCCTTGCGCAGCTGTAACAGCGGTCGTTACCGTGGCTGCTCCGCCTGCTCAGCCACCACGGCCTGTAATATCTACCTCGGATTCCGGTGACGAGCAAGTCGTCTCTTCAAATTCATCTACAGGTGGCACAGCGGGGCTGCTGGGAGAAAACGAGCGGTTAAGGAAAGAGAATTTACAGCTCAACAAAGAGCTGAGCCAAATGAGGAGCCTCTGCGGCAATATATACTCTTTGATGTCGAATTACGCAGACCCTTCGACCAGCGGTAATCAGTCGGCGGAAAGCACCTCACCGGCGGCAAAGCCACTTGATCTCTTACCGCCGAAACGGTCTGTTGATGAATCGGATATTAATAAGGCCGTGGGTGATGGGGGGAGCCGGGCTGAACCCGAGGATATTCGGGCGAGATTATTCGGTTTCTCTATAGGTATGAAACGTGCGAGGGAAGGCGATGAAGCAAGGGCGGAGCATGATCAGGAATTACGCCTGCGGCAGCCTGGGAACGACGTGAAATCAGAACCGTTAGATCAGGAAAATGGCGGTGAAAATGAAGAGAGATCGTGGCTGATACATTGCAGGGGACCAATTCAAAGGGCGTGTAACGATAGTGAGGTTGGTGTGAGTAACGTAGACTAG